From Acinetobacter lwoffii, a single genomic window includes:
- the ompR gene encoding two-component system response regulator OmpR encodes MSLVVPAEKADAVHTETDRVERILVVDDDVRLRTLLQRFLEDKGFVVKTAHDATQMDRLLQRELFSLIVLDFMLPVEDGLSICRRLRQSNIDTPIIMLTARGSDSDRIAGLEAGADDYLPKPFNPNELLARIRAVLRRQVREVPGAPSQQMEVVSFGPWSLDLSTRTLTREGQVVTLTTGEFAVLKALVQHPREPLTRDKLMNLARGREWGAMERSIDVQVSRLRRLVEENPARARYIQTVWGVGYVFVPDGAE; translated from the coding sequence ATGAGTTTAGTTGTACCTGCTGAAAAAGCCGATGCCGTACATACCGAAACGGACCGGGTCGAACGGATCCTGGTGGTTGATGATGATGTTCGTCTGCGTACCTTATTACAGCGTTTTCTCGAAGATAAAGGCTTTGTGGTTAAAACTGCACATGATGCCACGCAGATGGATCGACTTTTACAGCGGGAACTGTTTTCTCTGATCGTGCTCGACTTTATGCTTCCGGTCGAAGATGGCTTGAGTATCTGTCGTCGTTTACGCCAATCCAATATCGATACGCCTATCATTATGCTCACCGCTCGTGGTAGCGACTCGGATCGTATTGCCGGTTTAGAAGCAGGTGCCGATGATTACTTGCCTAAACCGTTTAACCCGAATGAGCTGCTGGCACGTATTCGTGCGGTATTGCGCCGTCAGGTACGTGAAGTGCCGGGTGCACCAAGCCAACAGATGGAAGTGGTTTCTTTTGGCCCATGGTCGCTAGATCTCTCTACCCGCACTCTGACCCGTGAAGGCCAAGTGGTAACGCTCACTACTGGTGAGTTTGCGGTACTGAAAGCACTGGTTCAACATCCACGCGAACCATTAACCCGCGACAAGCTGATGAATCTGGCGCGTGGCCGTGAATGGGGTGCCATGGAACGTTCAATTGATGTTCAGGTGTCACGTTTACGCCGTTTAGTGGAAGAAAACCCAGCGCGTGCACGTTATATCCAGACTGTATGGGGTGTGGGTTATGTCTTTGTTCCAGATGGTGCTGAATAA